The segment ACGTCCGCGGATCGTGAGCGGTCCCGCCTCGGGCAGCTCCGCAAGAAACGCGCCTGCCGCGACGATGCGTTCGACCAGCTCGACGCCAAGTGCCGGGTCGCTGGATTGATGATGGCGCATGATCGCGTCGAGATCCGCCAGGGCGAGGTTTGCCCATCGAAGGTCCGCCACTCAGGCCGCCGGACCGCGCCGCAACTCGGCCACCAAATCCTCCATCTGCGCCTGCGTCCGGAATTCGCCGTTATCGATCTGACGTTCGGCTTCGTCCAGAGAATCGAGCAACTGCGTCTCTGCGGCGACGAACGCCTCGATGGCCTGCGAGACCACCCAGGACCGCGACCGGTCCATCCGCTCTGCCAGACGATCCAGCTGATCCGAAATCGCTTCCGGAACACGACCCGTGATGACGGCGGTCTTGCTCATACAGACAATGTATACAAGCGATACACCGCGTTCAAGGCCGCGCCTGGCCGGTGCCAAGGACCAGCCATTTGTAGGTCGTTAGCCCCTCCAGCGCCACGGGTCCGCGGGCGTGGAGGCGGCCGGTGGAAATGCCGATCTCGGCGCCCAGCCCGAATTCGCCGCCATCGGCGAACTGGGTGGAGGCGTTCCACATCACGATCGCGCTATCCACGCCGTTCAGGAACCGCGCCGCCGTTCCCGCATCCTCGGTGATGATCGCATCGGTGTGGTGCGAGCTGTGCGTTGCGATGTGCGCCAGCGCGCCCGCCACGCCGTCGACCAGCTTCACCGAGAGGATCGCCTCGAGATATTCGGTATCCCAGTCTTCGTCGCTCACCGGCCGCACGCGCGGGTCGAGCGCCTGCACCTCGGCATCGCCGCGCAGCTCGCAGCCGGCTTCGGCTAGCGCGGCGAGGATCGGTTTAGGATCGGCAAAGCCGCGGTCGATCAGCAGAGTCTCGGTCGCCCCGCAGATGCCGGTGCGGCGCATCTTGGCGTTGACGACCAAGTCTCGAGCCATCGCCGGATCGGCAGCGCGATCCACATAGCTGTGATTGATCCCGTCGAGATGGGCGAGTACCGGCACGCGCGCCTCGGCCTGCACGCGTGCGACGAGGCTCTTGCCGCCGCGCGGCACGACCATGTCGATCAGCCCCTCGGCGGTGAGCATGGCGCCGACCGCCGCGCGATCGGTCACCGGCACCAGTTGGATGGCGTCGGCGGGCAGGCCTGCCTCGGTGAGCCCTTGGACAAGCGCGGCATGGATCGCGCGGTTGCTGCGGATCGCTTCCGAGCCGCCGCGCAGGATCGCGGCGTTGCCCGACATCAGGCACAGGGCGCCCGCATCGGCGGTGACGTTGGGGCGGCTCTCGTAGATGATGCCGATCACGCCGATCGGCACGCGCAGCCGCTTGAGCACCAGGCCGTTGGGCCGCGTCCGCTCGTCGAGCACGCTGCCGACGGGATCCTCCAGACCGGCTACCGCTTCGATCCCGGCGGCCATGCCCTCCACGCGCTTGGCATCGAGCAGCAGCCGGTCGAGCATCGCGTCGGACAGTCCGTTCGCCTTGCCGGCGGCCATGTCCTCGGCATTGGCGGCGAGGACCGCGGCCTGCGACGCGCGGATCGCGGCGGCGGCCGAGCGCAGCGCCTGTGCCTTGGCCGGGCTTGGCAGCGCCGCCAGCACCGTGGCGGCGGCGCGGGCGCGGCGGCCCATGTCGGCGATCAGCATCTGGGTGTCGGGCGTGTCACTATCGGCCATGTTGCGGATGCTAGCATGGGCGTCGCGAAGCTGATAGCCTCGGGCGCCATGGGGGAATTCGACGCAGCCGGCGAACTGGTAATGGGGGGCATGCTCGGCCATGCGGTAGAACCGCACGCCGGGGAAAGCCATGGGTATGGTGGCCACGGGCACGGCACGATCTGCCTGAATTGCGGGACCGCGCTGGTCGGCCCGCATTGCCACGAATGCGGGCAATCGGGGCATGTCCACCGCTCGCTGGGCGCGATCGGGCACGAGCTGCTCCACGGGGTCGCGCATTTCGAGGGCAAGATGTGGCGCACGCTGCCGCTGCTCGCCTGGCGGCCGGGCGACCTGACCCGCCGCTACATCGCTGGCGAGCGCGCCCGCTTCGTCTCGCCAATGGCGATGTTCCTGTTCTCGATCTTCACGATGTTCGCGATCTTCCAGATCCTCGGTATCTCGATGCCGACCGACCTGGAGACGCCGACAGCGCGGCCCACCGCCGCGCTGCAGCGCGCGCTCCAGCACAGCGAAGCAGGTCGCGCGAAGGATATCGCCAAGCGCGACAAGCTTGCCGCCGGCGACAGCGGTCGCGCCGAACTGGATCAGGATATCGCGAAGGCCGATCGCGAGATCGCCGCGATCAAGGCTGCCACCGCACAGATCGCCCCGATCGAAGCTGTTGCGGGCGACGACGACGTCATCAAGCATGTTAATACCGGCTGGTACACGCTCGATCATGGTGTCGAGAAGTGGCAGAAGAATCCGTCGCTGATGCTCTACAAGCTACAGTCCAGCATTTACAAATTTTCGTGGCTGCTGATCCCCCTTTCGATCCCGTTCGTGTGGCTGCTGTTCTTCTGGAAGCGGCAGTACAAGCTCTACGACCATGCGGTGTTCGTCACCTATTCGATCGCAGCGATGTCGATGCTGTTCATCGTCGTTACCCTGCTCGCCGCGATGCGCGTACCCCGCGATGTCCTGGTCTGGATTGCCCTGCTCGTACCGCCGATCCACATGTGCCGGCAGCTGAAGCAGGCCTATGGCCTGGGGTGGCGCTCGGCGATTTTCCGGACCAGCCTGTTGCTCTGGTTCATCGGCATCATCGCGTCGCTGTTCCTGCTGATCCTGGCGTTGCTCGGCATCATGGGCTGATCCGGCGGATCACGGGAAACCGTGCATCTGCCGGCCCATCGGCATCATGTTGTGGTCGAGGTGCCCCAGGATCCACACCGATCCGCCGATCAGCAGCAGCACGACCAGCGTGCCGAAGGCGAGCGCCAGCACGTTGTTGGTGTTGTCCGGCCCGGTGGTGACGTGGAGGAAGAAGACCAGATGCACACCCATCTGCGCGATGGCGAGCACCACCAGCGCCATCGGCACTGCCGGCCGCCAGACCAAGGGCAGGTTGACCATCGCGAAGGCCGCCGCGGTCAGCAGCGCGGCGAGCGCCAGTCCGACCGCATAGCCGCTGGTGCCGCCAGCGAATTCCTCGCCCTCTGCGGCTTCGTCGCCGGGTGCGGTATCGCCGCTGTCGATTTCGCGCTCGCTCATGGCGCCACTCCCATCAGATAGACCATGGTGAAGATGCCGACCCAGACGATGTCGAGCGCGTGCCAGAACAGGTTGAAGCACATCAGCCGCCGCTGGATCGGCGGCCGGAAGCCCTTCACCCAGAGCTGCGCCATCATCGTGCCCAGCCAGAGCAGCCCCACCGCGATGTGCAGCCCGTGCAAGCCCACCAGCCCGTAGAAGGCCGAGAGGAAGGCGCTGCGCTGCGGGCCGGCGCCCTTGCCGATCATCTCGGCGAACTCGGTCAGCTCAAGCCCCAGGAATACCGCGCCGAGCAGTCCGGTGGCGAGCAGCCAGAGCTGTGCGTGCAGCAGCTTCCGCTTCTCCGCCGCGACCCCGGCCAGCCCGCAGGTGAAGCTGGAAAGGAGCAGCGCCGCCGTCTCCAGCGCCACGCGACCCTGGCCGAACAGTTCGTGGGGGCTCGGGCCCCCGGCAGTCTGTTTGGCGAGCACCGCATAGGCGGCGAAGAAGCCAGAGAAGAGGATGATGTCGCTGAGCAGGTAGATCCAGAAGCCATAGCCCACCGTGGTGCGCTTGCTCGCCGGGCCGCCCTCGCCGCGGCCGGTGTTGCTGTCGCCCCCGCCGCCGCGGCCGATGCGATAGGGATCCTGTGCCTTGGCGCTCATGCCGGCTGCTCCGGATTTTCCCGCAGCCACTTGTGGCGCGCGGCGCGGCGGGCGCGATCGATCCGCGCCACCTCCTCGGCCGGGATTTCCTTCTCCTCCTGGTCGCGCCAGGCGAAGACCACGAAGGTGGCATAGGCGCCGACAAAGCCGAGCGCCGCCAGCCACCAGATCATCCAGATCATCGCGAAGCCGATCAGCGTGGCGAAGAAGGCGGTGACGACGCCGGTCGCGCTGTTGCGCGGCATCTCGATCGCTTCGTACTTCGGCTCATCGGCAAGACCTTGGCTCTCGATCGCCTGGCGCTTGATCGTCCAATAGGGCTCTTCGCCGTGTACCTTGGGCAGCACCGCGAAGTTGAACGCGGGCGGCGGCGAGGTCGTCGCCCATTCGAGCGAGCGCCCGTCCCAGGGATCACCGGTTTCGTCCCGCAACGCCTCGCGGTTGCGGATGCTGACGACGATCTGGATGATCTGCGAGGCGACGCCGAGGATCATCACCCCGATGCCCGCCACCGAGACGTAGAGCCACGGCGCCCATTCGGTGAAGTCGATATGCTGCAGCCGCCGGGTCATGCCCTCCAGCCCCAGCACGTAGAGCGCGCCGAAGACGATGAGGAAGCCGGCAAGGGTCAGCCAGAACGCCATCTTCCCCCAGAATTCGTCGAGCCGGAAGCCGAACGCCTTGGGGAACCAGTAGGTGATGCCGGCAAAGGCGCCGAAGATCACCCCCGAGTTGATCACGTTGTGGAAGTGCGCGACCAGGAACATCGAATTGTGCAGCATGAAGTCGGCCGGCGGCACCGCGAGCAGTACCCCGGTCATGCCGCCGATGATGAAGGTCATCATGAAGGCGAGCGAC is part of the Sphingomonas sp. genome and harbors:
- a CDS encoding type II toxin-antitoxin system RelE/ParE family toxin: MADLRWANLALADLDAIMRHHQSSDPALGVELVERIVAAGAFLAELPEAGPLTIRGRRKWRVPKTPYLLFYRVTPDHIRVLRILHGARDLTGRQ
- a CDS encoding ribbon-helix-helix domain-containing protein, whose amino-acid sequence is MSKTAVITGRVPEAISDQLDRLAERMDRSRSWVVSQAIEAFVAAETQLLDSLDEAERQIDNGEFRTQAQMEDLVAELRRGPAA
- a CDS encoding glutamate-5-semialdehyde dehydrogenase, producing the protein MADSDTPDTQMLIADMGRRARAAATVLAALPSPAKAQALRSAAAAIRASQAAVLAANAEDMAAGKANGLSDAMLDRLLLDAKRVEGMAAGIEAVAGLEDPVGSVLDERTRPNGLVLKRLRVPIGVIGIIYESRPNVTADAGALCLMSGNAAILRGGSEAIRSNRAIHAALVQGLTEAGLPADAIQLVPVTDRAAVGAMLTAEGLIDMVVPRGGKSLVARVQAEARVPVLAHLDGINHSYVDRAADPAMARDLVVNAKMRRTGICGATETLLIDRGFADPKPILAALAEAGCELRGDAEVQALDPRVRPVSDEDWDTEYLEAILSVKLVDGVAGALAHIATHSSHHTDAIITEDAGTAARFLNGVDSAIVMWNASTQFADGGEFGLGAEIGISTGRLHARGPVALEGLTTYKWLVLGTGQARP
- a CDS encoding DUF3667 domain-containing protein, with the protein product MGVAKLIASGAMGEFDAAGELVMGGMLGHAVEPHAGESHGYGGHGHGTICLNCGTALVGPHCHECGQSGHVHRSLGAIGHELLHGVAHFEGKMWRTLPLLAWRPGDLTRRYIAGERARFVSPMAMFLFSIFTMFAIFQILGISMPTDLETPTARPTAALQRALQHSEAGRAKDIAKRDKLAAGDSGRAELDQDIAKADREIAAIKAATAQIAPIEAVAGDDDVIKHVNTGWYTLDHGVEKWQKNPSLMLYKLQSSIYKFSWLLIPLSIPFVWLLFFWKRQYKLYDHAVFVTYSIAAMSMLFIVVTLLAAMRVPRDVLVWIALLVPPIHMCRQLKQAYGLGWRSAIFRTSLLLWFIGIIASLFLLILALLGIMG
- the cyoD gene encoding cytochrome o ubiquinol oxidase subunit IV; translation: MSEREIDSGDTAPGDEAAEGEEFAGGTSGYAVGLALAALLTAAAFAMVNLPLVWRPAVPMALVVLAIAQMGVHLVFFLHVTTGPDNTNNVLALAFGTLVVLLLIGGSVWILGHLDHNMMPMGRQMHGFP
- the cyoC gene encoding cytochrome o ubiquinol oxidase subunit III, which gives rise to MSAKAQDPYRIGRGGGGDSNTGRGEGGPASKRTTVGYGFWIYLLSDIILFSGFFAAYAVLAKQTAGGPSPHELFGQGRVALETAALLLSSFTCGLAGVAAEKRKLLHAQLWLLATGLLGAVFLGLELTEFAEMIGKGAGPQRSAFLSAFYGLVGLHGLHIAVGLLWLGTMMAQLWVKGFRPPIQRRLMCFNLFWHALDIVWVGIFTMVYLMGVAP